A window of Prolixibacter sp. SD074 contains these coding sequences:
- a CDS encoding DUF6515 family protein produces MKAKQVVFILMVILLGVASNSYAQRRVIKTPRRTVVQGPRGTVVYRKKPVVRTVRRLPRRAVVIRYRNVPYYYHGGMFYVSRNGVYVRSVPPVGIRVAALPAGYVRVVVGPRVFFYAGGIFYILDEASREYAVADPPVGAVVSQLPSDAAEIEIDGKPFMEYNDIIYKQVTIEKTGYEVVGKLDE; encoded by the coding sequence ATGAAAGCAAAACAAGTTGTATTTATTTTAATGGTCATTCTGCTGGGTGTAGCTTCAAATTCGTATGCACAACGAAGGGTAATCAAAACACCCCGACGGACGGTGGTGCAAGGGCCACGCGGAACGGTGGTTTACCGGAAAAAACCGGTGGTCCGGACTGTAAGGCGCCTGCCACGGCGCGCTGTTGTTATCCGTTACCGTAACGTTCCTTACTACTATCATGGTGGGATGTTTTATGTGTCCCGTAATGGGGTTTATGTCCGCTCGGTTCCGCCCGTGGGCATCCGGGTTGCAGCATTGCCTGCCGGATATGTGCGGGTTGTTGTCGGGCCGCGCGTTTTCTTTTATGCCGGGGGGATATTTTATATCCTGGATGAAGCCAGCCGGGAATATGCCGTTGCTGACCCGCCCGTTGGTGCAGTTGTAAGCCAACTGCCATCCGATGCTGCCGAAATAGAAATCGACGGTAAACCTTTCATGGAATACAACGATATCATTTACAAGCAGGTAACTATTGAAAAAACGGGTTACGAAGTGGTGGGGAAACTTGATGAATGA
- a CDS encoding RNA polymerase sigma factor yields the protein MMTREDNELFDQIKKGNLKAFSVLFELYYQPLCGFAFVFVPEKEVAEELAANVFINLWKNKKHIAVRSSLKAYLFSAAKNQAFSHLRKQKTVLLPIEQFFGLPARKDTIPETICIENELKTEFERIFRKLPPRAKLAFNCTVLTI from the coding sequence ATGATGACACGTGAGGACAACGAACTGTTCGATCAGATAAAAAAGGGCAACCTCAAAGCGTTTTCGGTTTTGTTTGAGCTGTATTACCAGCCACTTTGCGGTTTTGCTTTTGTGTTTGTTCCGGAAAAAGAAGTTGCGGAAGAACTCGCGGCCAATGTTTTTATCAACCTGTGGAAAAATAAAAAGCATATCGCTGTAAGGAGCAGCCTGAAGGCCTATTTGTTCAGCGCGGCAAAAAACCAGGCCTTTTCGCATTTACGGAAACAAAAAACAGTTTTGCTCCCCATCGAACAATTTTTTGGCCTTCCGGCCCGGAAAGACACCATCCCCGAAACCATCTGTATCGAGAATGAATTAAAAACCGAATTTGAGCGGATTTTCCGGAAACTGCCGCCACGCGCCAAACTTGCCTTTAACTGCACCGTTTTGACAATCTAA